In Deltaproteobacteria bacterium, the genomic stretch GCCCTCGACAACGATCGAGGTGTGGTAGTCGAAACCGAGTAGGACGGGAAAATCGACGTTGCTGTCCTTAAGGGTGATCTTCACCACGTCGTTGCCGTCCGCCTTCATATCCACGATCGGCGCAAGTAATGTCCTGGAAGGAGACCTCGAGCCCTCTTTGATGTGCTCGCCCAGCGAGTAGATGACGTCCTTAGAGGTGAGAGTCTTGCCGTTGTGGAACTCCACGCCCTTGCGGAGCTTGAACGTCCACTCCGTGTATTCCTTCGCGCCCTCCCACTCCACTGCCAAGTTCGGCACCACCTTCAGGTTCCGGTCGAGATTGGTGAGCCGGTTGTAAACCTGGTAGGCCCGCTGGGCATCGCTTCCGCTGACCATCTTGGTCGGATCGTAAGTCTCCGCCTGGCTGGTTTCCTCAACCGCGACCGTCACCTTGCCACCGCGTTTGGGCTTGGCAGCTTGAACCGATCGGGCCCACAAGCTGGAGGCTACGCTCAGACTGACACCTAGTGCGGCCGCACGTTCCATAAACTCTCGACGGGAAATCTTCTTTCCGTCTCCGAGCAGGGCCTCCAAGGCTGAAGGCCTCGCTTCATCCTGCTTCTTTTCCATTTCGTGTCCTCCTTTCTTTGGAAAAAAGTCAACAAAAAACCATGGTATTTCATCAATCGGAGAAGCCATATTTTCGCAAACTTTCACGCTTACGCTTAGAATGGCTTGATCCGACCACGGGGCCTGAAGCCTACGCACGCGTACTATAAAGCGTTTATTACGTCATCGACTTTGCTCAATGCCTCTCTGAGCAGTTTTGGTGGCTGGCAATAAGAGATCCTGAGATAGTTCTTCAAGTTCGTAAACAGCGTATCACAAGGAACTACTGTAACCTTCTTCTCTCTGAAGACTCTTTCACAAAACTCACTGGAACCTATTTTCAGTCTATGTTTGACGAGCGCGATGACGCCGAATTTAGGCTTAACCCAGCTGAATATATCCTCATGCGTCTTCATCCACTCCTCGAACACCTCAAAGCTCTCCTTAACAAGTTTTCTACCCCTCTTGACCAATTTCTCTCGCATGTTCTTCTCTAGGACCATGCTGCCCAAATGTTCCGATAGTATAGAGTGGCCCAACGATGTGTATTCTTTGAAGGCCGACCCCCTCTCCACCACATCTTCCGGTCCGATCATCCAGCCGAGCCTCAATCCTGCAAGCCCCCAGACCTTTGCCAGACTGCTCGTCACGACCGCCTTATCATAATATTCGGCGAATGAAGGAGAGAACGGCCCCTCGAATTCGATCCCCCTATAGACCTCGTCAACTATTATCCAGGCATCATGGTCGGCTGCGATCTGACAAATGGCCTTGACTGTATTC encodes the following:
- a CDS encoding aminotransferase class I/II-fold pyridoxal phosphate-dependent enzyme, whose protein sequence is MRIPDFELERWKSTRVIPGIVDLTETGIPEPLRLRDIFGEEVLDLRMDYPQIYGDDKLRERIAELYSNIEKDNVLVTSSTSEGNMIATNLLINNGDEVVVQLPAFMQIPGLIEALGVRIHPYYLEEEDNFEFNLDKFKKCVAPKTKVIALNFPNNPTGRVLDENTVKAICQIAADHDAWIIVDEVYRGIEFEGPFSPSFAEYYDKAVVTSSLAKVWGLAGLRLGWMIGPEDVVERGSAFKEYTSLGHSILSEHLGSMVLEKNMREKLVKRGRKLVKESFEVFEEWMKTHEDIFSWVKPKFGVIALVKHRLKIGSSEFCERVFREKKVTVVPCDTLFTNLKNYLRISYCQPPKLLREALSKVDDVINAL